The DNA segment TGCCGCGGATGCAACTTCGCGGCTACGTATCTGCCTTTAGGTCACTCGTCTGCGGTCGTATCACGGAGAAGGCCAACTGAGGACGGTGTCGATCCATCCACGTTCTTTAATTTCTCAAAGGAGAATTTGATGAAGCGATTTCTATTCGTGACCACCGCCATTATGACGCTGCTTTTTTATTTTGTGATTGCTGGGGCAGCCGATCCGCCACCACAAAATACCGCTACTGCGCCGTCGGCGGCGGCAACCAAAGCTGCAGATGACGAGGCTGACATCCGCGCTTCCGGCGCTGCATTCATCGAGGCTTACAATGCTCGTGATGCTAAGAAAATAGCCGCGCTGTGGTCTCCGGAAGCTATTTACTCCGATCCGCTGACCGGAGAAGAAATCGTCGGCCGCGATGCAATCGAAGCGATGTTTAAGGACGCTTTCGCGGACAAAAAAGACGTTAAATTAACGACCGACATCAGTTCCATCGAATTTGTCTCGCCCAATGTAGCAATTGTCCGTGGCGTGGCTCATGTAATTCAACCTGGCCAGGAACCCGAGGATTCTGATTTCACTTCGGTGCGTGTCAAGCGAGGCGGCCAATGGCTGATCGACCGAGTTACTGAGGTGGAAAAGGAAAAAGCACCGCCATCAAACTATCAGCATCTCAAAGAGTTGGAGTGGATGATTGGTTCCTGGCATGACGATGACCCGCGGCCAGACGTTGAGATTCAAACCGACTGCCAATGGACAAAAAATAAAAACTTTATCACCCGTTCATTTGCCGCGGCCATTGGCAATCAAGTGAAGAAATCGGGCATGCAAATCATCGGGTGGGATCCCATAGCAAAGCAAATTCGTTCCTGGACATTCGATTCTGAGGGAGGCTACGGGGAGGGAACTTGGAGCCATAACGATAACCAATGGATCATTCACAACACCGGCATTTCGCCGGATGGAGACAAAACCACCAGCGTCAATATTCTGACGATGATCGATAACAACACATGCAAATGGGAGTCGGTCAATCGGAGCATCGGCGGTGAGCTGTTGCCGAATGTCGAACCAATATTGATCGTTCGTAAAGTGGAGCAGTGATCTCGCCGTGTGGAGTCTATTCCAACGTTCATATCCGAAAACCGATTTAGCTTTGAGGTATCACGATGAAAAAACTCATATACGTTGCGATTGCTTTTGGGATCGTTGTCATGGCTGTTT comes from the Pirellulales bacterium genome and includes:
- a CDS encoding SgcJ/EcaC family oxidoreductase, translated to MKRFLFVTTAIMTLLFYFVIAGAADPPPQNTATAPSAAATKAADDEADIRASGAAFIEAYNARDAKKIAALWSPEAIYSDPLTGEEIVGRDAIEAMFKDAFADKKDVKLTTDISSIEFVSPNVAIVRGVAHVIQPGQEPEDSDFTSVRVKRGGQWLIDRVTEVEKEKAPPSNYQHLKELEWMIGSWHDDDPRPDVEIQTDCQWTKNKNFITRSFAAAIGNQVKKSGMQIIGWDPIAKQIRSWTFDSEGGYGEGTWSHNDNQWIIHNTGISPDGDKTTSVNILTMIDNNTCKWESVNRSIGGELLPNVEPILIVRKVEQ